A window of the Brassica napus cultivar Da-Ae chromosome A2, Da-Ae, whole genome shotgun sequence genome harbors these coding sequences:
- the LOC106395044 gene encoding MLP-like protein 31, translating into MAQMAKSMIEVEIKVSADKIFQAIKATSRSVPKLSPGKILSVEEQVGDDTKNWTLSINGKVEKMKERVEIDEENKSMTVFVFDGDVMENYSSFKCNLQIIPKLHGRSIARWSWEYEKLNSDSPAPNKYMDFAVYLTRDIESNLLKT; encoded by the exons ATGGCTCAGATGGCGAAATCCATGATAGAAGTGGAAATCAAAGTGTCAGCTGACAAGATTTTCCAAGCTATTAAGGCCACTTCCCGCAGCGTACCAAAACTATCTCCAGGGAAAATACTTAGCGTGGAGGAGCAAGTCGGTGATGACACCAAGAACTGGACTTTGTCTATca ATGGAAAAGTGGAGAAGATGAAGGAGAGAGTTGAAATAGACGAGGAGAACAAATCAATGACTGTGTTTGTGTTCGATGGAGATGTAATGGAAAACTACAGTAGTTTCAAATGCAACCTTCAGATTATACCGAAGCTCCATGGAAGAAGTATAGCGAGATGGAGCTGGGAATACGAGAAGCTTAACTCAGATTCTCCAGCTCCTAATAAGTATATGGATTTTGCGGTCTATCTCACTAGAGATATTGAGTCtaatcttctcaaaacataa
- the LOC106395026 gene encoding MLP-like protein 31, giving the protein MAEPSSLLGKLEIEVEIKASAEKFHHMFAERPHHIPKATPGHIKGCDLHDGEWGKVGSIIVWNYVHDGEPKVAKDIIEAVDREKNLFKMRVIEGDLMKEYKNFVLTIQATPKHEGSGSIVHWHIEYEKISEEVAHPETIVQLLTEMSQGIDEHLLTEE; this is encoded by the exons ATGGCAGAGCCGTCTAGTTTGCTGGGGAAGCTTGAGATAGAAGTGGAGATCAAAGCTTCCGCTGAGAAGTTCCATCACATGTTCGCAGAGAGACCACACCATATCCCGAAAGCAACTCCAGGCCACATTAAGGGATGTGATCTGCACGACGGCGAATGGGGAAAAGTTGGCTCTATCATCGTCTGGAACTACGTTCATG ATGGAGAGCCAAAGGTGGCGAAGGACATAATAGAAGCTGTGGATCGGGAGAAGAACCTGTTCAAGATGAGGGTTATAGAAGGTGATCTCATGAAAGAGTACAAGAACTTTGTGTTGACGATCCAGGCGACCCCTAAGCATGAAGGGTCCGGAAGTATTGTGCACTGGCACATTGAGTATGAGAAAATTAGTGAGGAGGTGGCTCACCCTGAGACTATTGTCCAGCTCCTTACTGAAATGTCCCAAGGGATCGACGAACATCTCTTGACCGAAGAATAG